A window of Rhodothermus sp. contains these coding sequences:
- a CDS encoding M14 family metallopeptidase produces MYLRVTYLLIGLLLGLGIGRAPVVQSQPAFPLPLPKTAALAYDPAIPRPEEVIGHVIGTRHTAPHQIVAYFQAVAAASDRVLVEEHGRTYEGRPLIHAIVSAPENLLRLEAIRQANLRLSEEPASITDAELAHLPVVAYLGYSIHGNEASGSEASLLVLYYLAAAQGPAIDSLLAEAVLIIDPMLNPDGRDRFVDWVNRNRGRVPVADPQDREHVEPWPGGRTNHYWFDLNRDWLTGQHPESQGRLRLFHHWRPQLLTDHHEMGSEATYFFMPGVPSRTHPLTPARNQELTAAIARYHAEALDQIGSLYYSKEGYDDFYYGKGSTYPDANGAIGILFEQASSRALQRETRDGVLSYAFTIRNHFTTSLSTLNALRALRVELLRYQRDFYREAEDFARRLPVKAYLIALEPGRTRAQLLAQVLRRHRIRVYTLAQDVTVDGRTFRAGAAYVVPVQQSQVRMLQALMERRTTFEDSLFYDVSAWTLPLAYDVVWAEWRRDPAALLGTPVDSVQLDGGALVGGRSDYAYLMTWDRYFAPAALYQLQQAGVRARLLTEAVTLPVAGIRRTFPPGTVLIPVVSRDGKGPDSDSLLALLQKLAQTYHVRFFAAETGLTEEGPDLGTRDYGRVLEQPRIALLTGAGTRAYNAGEVWHLLSERMHIPVSLLDVANVAWADLSRYNRLVLAGGSYASLPAEKVKSWVRQGGVLIALTSAVDWAVEQGLVELNARPFDLDSLLRPYPYGQLRRARGAQVIGGAILEARLDTSHPLTFGLGATLPVFRTEETFYDPSEVPGANVAVYTEQPLLSGYLSTARRQLASGAAAVVAQRYGQGRVILIMDNPNFRAFWIGSSRLFLNAIFLGDTF; encoded by the coding sequence GTGTATCTGCGCGTTACGTATCTGCTTATTGGCTTGCTGCTGGGGCTGGGTATAGGAAGAGCGCCTGTGGTGCAGAGCCAGCCCGCTTTTCCGCTTCCTTTACCGAAGACGGCGGCGCTTGCTTACGATCCTGCCATCCCCCGCCCTGAAGAGGTGATCGGGCATGTTATCGGTACCCGTCATACGGCTCCCCACCAGATTGTGGCTTATTTTCAGGCGGTGGCAGCGGCCAGCGATCGGGTGCTGGTCGAAGAGCACGGCCGCACCTATGAAGGACGGCCGCTGATTCATGCGATCGTCTCAGCGCCAGAGAATCTGCTTCGTCTGGAGGCAATCCGACAGGCCAACCTGCGGCTTTCAGAGGAGCCAGCGTCGATTACTGATGCCGAGCTGGCACATTTGCCGGTGGTTGCCTACCTGGGCTACAGCATCCACGGCAACGAAGCCAGTGGCTCCGAGGCATCGCTGCTTGTGCTGTATTACCTGGCCGCCGCTCAGGGACCGGCTATCGACTCGCTGCTGGCGGAAGCCGTGCTGATTATTGATCCCATGCTCAATCCAGACGGTCGGGATCGCTTTGTGGATTGGGTTAACCGAAATCGGGGTCGGGTACCGGTAGCGGATCCGCAGGACCGTGAGCATGTTGAACCGTGGCCCGGCGGACGCACCAATCACTACTGGTTCGATCTGAATCGCGACTGGCTCACCGGTCAGCATCCTGAATCGCAGGGACGCCTGCGTCTTTTTCACCACTGGCGGCCTCAGCTGCTGACAGATCACCACGAAATGGGCAGCGAAGCCACGTACTTTTTCATGCCGGGCGTGCCGAGTCGGACGCATCCGTTGACGCCCGCACGGAATCAGGAACTGACGGCCGCCATCGCTCGCTATCACGCCGAGGCTCTTGATCAGATCGGCTCGCTCTACTACTCGAAGGAAGGCTACGACGATTTTTATTACGGCAAAGGCTCCACCTATCCCGACGCCAACGGTGCGATCGGTATTCTCTTTGAGCAAGCTTCCTCGCGAGCCCTGCAGCGAGAGACCCGTGATGGGGTGCTCTCCTATGCGTTTACCATCCGTAACCACTTCACCACTTCGCTGTCCACATTGAACGCGCTGCGCGCGCTACGTGTGGAGTTGTTGCGCTATCAGCGCGACTTCTACCGGGAGGCGGAAGATTTCGCCCGTCGGCTTCCGGTCAAAGCCTATCTCATTGCGCTGGAGCCGGGCCGCACGCGGGCACAGCTACTGGCCCAGGTGCTCCGACGCCATCGCATCCGGGTGTACACACTGGCACAGGATGTAACAGTGGACGGGCGAACGTTCCGGGCCGGCGCCGCCTACGTCGTGCCCGTGCAGCAATCCCAGGTTCGGATGCTGCAGGCCCTGATGGAGCGACGCACGACGTTTGAAGACTCGCTCTTTTATGACGTTTCGGCATGGACGCTGCCGCTGGCCTACGACGTGGTCTGGGCCGAATGGCGTCGGGATCCTGCCGCCCTGCTGGGAACGCCTGTGGATTCGGTGCAGCTGGATGGCGGTGCGCTGGTCGGTGGGCGCTCCGACTATGCGTATCTGATGACCTGGGACCGCTATTTCGCACCGGCTGCGCTCTATCAGCTCCAGCAGGCCGGCGTACGGGCACGACTGCTTACCGAGGCGGTTACGCTTCCTGTGGCCGGTATTCGTCGAACGTTTCCTCCCGGTACTGTGTTGATTCCTGTCGTATCACGCGATGGTAAAGGCCCCGACAGCGACTCCCTGCTGGCCCTGCTCCAGAAGCTGGCGCAGACCTACCACGTGCGCTTCTTTGCCGCTGAAACGGGACTGACCGAAGAAGGCCCTGATCTGGGTACGCGTGATTACGGACGGGTCCTGGAACAACCTCGCATCGCGCTGCTGACAGGTGCAGGGACGCGCGCCTACAATGCTGGCGAAGTATGGCATCTCCTCTCCGAACGTATGCACATACCCGTCTCCCTGCTGGATGTGGCAAACGTTGCCTGGGCCGACCTGAGCCGCTACAATCGACTGGTGCTGGCCGGTGGATCGTATGCCTCGCTGCCCGCTGAGAAAGTCAAAAGCTGGGTGCGGCAGGGCGGTGTGCTGATCGCACTGACCAGTGCGGTCGACTGGGCCGTCGAACAGGGACTCGTTGAGCTCAACGCCCGTCCTTTCGACCTGGACTCGTTGCTGCGTCCTTATCCGTATGGACAGCTGCGACGTGCCCGTGGGGCGCAGGTCATTGGCGGAGCCATTCTGGAGGCGCGTTTGGATACCAGTCATCCGCTGACTTTTGGCCTGGGAGCGACGCTGCCGGTCTTCCGCACCGAAGAAACCTTCTACGATCCTTCGGAAGTCCCCGGGGCCAACGTGGCCGTCTATACCGAGCAACCCTTGCTCAGCGGCTATCTTTCGACGGCCCGTCGGCAGCTGGCGTCCGGAGCAGCCGCCGTCGTGGCACAGCGTTATGGACAGGGCCGGGTGATCCTGATTATGGATAACCCGAACTTCCGGGCCTTCTGGATAGGTTCCAGCCGCCTGTTCCTGAATGCGATCTTTCTGGGCGATACGTTCTAA
- a CDS encoding thioredoxin domain-containing protein, protein MPNRLQSEKSPYLQQHRDDPVDWWPWCEEAFEKAKAEDKPVFLSIGYAACHWCHVMAHESFQDEEVARLMNETFINIKVDREERPDIDQLYMTVCQMVTGHGGWPLTIIMTPDKKPFFAATYIPKRSRYGRPGLLEIIPRIKEAWQRHRDEIIASADKLTSTLQKIMSFEAPSQIIDAEWLEIAYRRLDDLFDPKYGGFGHAPKFPTPHTLLFLLRYWQRSGEAHALQMVEHTLTQMRLGGIYDHIGMGFHRYATDEAWRVPHFEKMLYDQALLTLAYTEAYQAAGKPFYGQTAREILTYVLRDLRAPEGAFYSSEDADSEGEEGRFYVWTVAELHEALDPELASLAIELFQVQPEGNYEAEATGERTGRNILYLSKPPEALARERGWRPEELTTKLEAIRQRLFAYRARRVRPGRDEKILTDWNGLMIAALARAAQVFDEPAYTEAAQTAADFLLRTMRTPEGRLWHRYREGEAGIPGLLDDYAFLSWGLLDLYEATFDETYLETALALTEQMLQHFWDPRGVFYMTPDDGEPLIVRPRETLDSALPSGNAVALMNLVRLGHMTGRTAYEEHAEAMIRFFSGPVKQQPPIFTGMLVSIDLAFGPIYELVLAGDPSDSALKAMLRTIHQRYLPRKVLMLRRPGNAGDRLAQLAPFVATQVPINGQATAYVCHDYRCEQPVTDPEALAQQLDTLQVNLPA, encoded by the coding sequence ATGCCGAACCGTCTTCAATCTGAAAAAAGCCCCTATCTGCAACAGCACAGAGACGATCCGGTCGACTGGTGGCCCTGGTGTGAAGAAGCCTTTGAAAAGGCAAAAGCCGAGGACAAACCCGTGTTTCTGTCGATCGGCTACGCCGCCTGTCACTGGTGTCATGTGATGGCGCACGAGTCGTTTCAGGACGAGGAGGTGGCCCGCCTGATGAATGAAACGTTCATCAACATCAAGGTAGACCGAGAGGAACGGCCGGATATCGACCAGCTCTACATGACCGTTTGCCAGATGGTGACAGGGCACGGGGGCTGGCCCCTGACTATCATCATGACTCCTGACAAAAAGCCGTTTTTTGCCGCCACCTACATCCCGAAACGCAGTCGCTACGGACGACCAGGACTGCTTGAGATCATTCCGCGGATTAAGGAAGCCTGGCAGCGGCATCGGGACGAGATCATTGCCTCGGCCGACAAGCTGACCAGTACGCTGCAGAAGATCATGTCCTTTGAAGCCCCCAGCCAGATCATTGATGCGGAATGGTTGGAGATTGCCTACCGACGGTTGGACGATCTCTTCGACCCAAAGTACGGGGGCTTCGGGCATGCCCCGAAATTCCCTACGCCGCATACCCTGCTGTTTCTGCTACGTTACTGGCAACGGAGCGGTGAAGCGCACGCCCTGCAGATGGTCGAGCATACACTGACGCAGATGCGGTTGGGAGGCATCTATGATCATATCGGGATGGGATTCCATCGGTATGCGACGGACGAAGCCTGGCGCGTGCCCCATTTCGAGAAGATGCTCTATGATCAGGCACTGCTTACGCTGGCCTATACCGAGGCCTATCAGGCGGCCGGCAAGCCGTTCTATGGTCAGACGGCCCGGGAAATTCTGACCTATGTGTTGCGCGATCTACGGGCGCCGGAAGGGGCCTTCTATAGCTCGGAAGATGCCGATAGTGAGGGGGAGGAAGGCCGGTTTTACGTGTGGACCGTTGCGGAACTGCACGAAGCACTGGACCCGGAGCTGGCCTCGCTGGCTATCGAACTATTTCAAGTACAGCCGGAGGGTAACTACGAAGCAGAGGCAACGGGCGAGCGCACCGGGCGCAACATCCTTTATCTGAGCAAGCCGCCGGAAGCGCTGGCCCGAGAACGGGGATGGCGTCCGGAGGAGCTGACAACGAAGCTGGAGGCGATCCGGCAACGTCTGTTTGCCTATCGGGCCCGTCGCGTGCGTCCCGGCCGGGATGAGAAGATCCTGACCGACTGGAACGGCCTGATGATCGCTGCGCTGGCTCGAGCAGCCCAGGTGTTCGACGAGCCCGCCTACACTGAAGCCGCGCAGACAGCCGCCGACTTCCTGCTGCGCACTATGCGCACTCCGGAAGGACGCCTGTGGCATCGGTATCGGGAAGGTGAAGCCGGTATTCCGGGATTACTGGACGATTATGCCTTTCTGAGCTGGGGGCTTCTGGATCTGTACGAGGCCACGTTTGACGAGACCTATCTGGAGACTGCGCTGGCATTGACCGAGCAGATGCTGCAGCACTTCTGGGATCCACGCGGTGTGTTCTACATGACGCCCGACGACGGCGAACCGTTGATTGTGCGGCCGCGAGAAACGCTGGATAGTGCGCTGCCTTCAGGCAATGCCGTTGCGCTGATGAACCTGGTACGGCTGGGGCATATGACCGGCCGGACGGCTTATGAGGAACACGCCGAAGCCATGATTCGCTTCTTTTCTGGACCGGTCAAGCAGCAGCCCCCTATCTTTACAGGTATGCTTGTCAGTATCGATCTGGCTTTTGGGCCCATCTATGAACTGGTGCTGGCCGGCGACCCGAGCGACTCTGCCCTCAAGGCTATGCTCCGTACGATTCATCAGCGCTATCTGCCGCGTAAGGTACTGATGCTGCGTCGACCCGGGAACGCTGGCGATCGATTGGCACAGCTGGCGCCGTTTGTAGCCACCCAGGTGCCGATCAATGGTCAGGCTACTGCCTACGTGTGCCACGACTACCGATGCGAACAGCCCGTTACGGATCCGGAAGCCCTGGCCCAACAGCTGGATACGTTGCAGGTTAATCTGCCGGCCTGA
- the rpmA gene encoding 50S ribosomal protein L27: MAHKKGMGSTRNGRDSNPKMLGVKVFGGQFVTAGSILVRQRGTKFHPGLNVGRGGDDTLFAKINGVVRFSRGRGDRRYVHVDPVEA; the protein is encoded by the coding sequence ATGGCACATAAGAAAGGCATGGGGTCGACCCGGAACGGCCGGGACTCCAATCCGAAGATGCTGGGTGTCAAGGTCTTCGGAGGCCAGTTTGTCACGGCCGGCAGTATCCTGGTCCGTCAGCGTGGGACCAAGTTCCATCCGGGTCTGAATGTAGGTCGCGGCGGTGACGACACGCTGTTTGCCAAGATTAACGGCGTGGTACGCTTTTCCCGCGGTCGCGGCGATCGGCGCTACGTGCACGTCGATCCGGTGGAAGCCTGA
- the rplU gene encoding 50S ribosomal protein L21: MYAIVDIAGKQFRVEEGRYLYIPYHEQAQPGDELVFDRVLLVVDGDQVYLGRPLVEGAQVKTRVLEHVKADKVLVFKKKRRKRYRVKRGHRQRYTKVQIEALSLPGEARPLMAEATEQASA; this comes from the coding sequence ATGTATGCGATTGTCGACATTGCCGGTAAGCAGTTTCGTGTAGAGGAAGGGAGGTACCTCTACATCCCCTATCATGAGCAGGCACAACCAGGTGATGAACTGGTTTTTGATCGGGTATTGCTGGTAGTTGATGGTGATCAGGTGTATCTGGGTCGTCCGCTCGTAGAAGGTGCCCAGGTCAAAACTCGGGTGCTGGAACACGTAAAAGCGGACAAGGTGTTGGTTTTTAAAAAGAAACGGCGCAAGCGTTACCGGGTAAAACGCGGGCATCGTCAGCGCTATACGAAGGTGCAGATTGAAGCGCTGAGCTTGCCCGGAGAGGCCCGGCCGCTTATGGCTGAAGCCACCGAACAGGCAAGTGCGTAA
- a CDS encoding fumarylacetoacetate hydrolase family protein — translation MEIVLPNTALRIVPRKIICVGKNYAQHAAEMNSEVPEEPILFLKPPTALIGPGETVLLPPQSHEVHHEVELVVVIGRAGKHIPEDEALDYVAGYALGLDMTARDLQQKAKAAGHPWTVAKGFDTFAPLGPIVPATSVPDPQQVQLRLKVNGTVRQDGTTADMVFPVARLIAYCSGIFTLQPGDLIFTGTPEGVGPVCAGDVLRAESDVLPAFEVQVQPA, via the coding sequence ATGGAGATTGTCCTTCCCAACACAGCGCTGCGCATCGTACCTCGCAAGATCATCTGCGTGGGCAAAAATTATGCGCAGCACGCCGCCGAGATGAATAGCGAGGTACCGGAGGAACCCATTTTGTTTTTAAAACCCCCGACGGCGCTGATTGGTCCGGGCGAAACCGTGTTGCTACCGCCACAGTCCCATGAAGTGCATCATGAGGTAGAGCTGGTCGTGGTGATTGGTCGCGCGGGCAAGCACATCCCCGAAGATGAAGCGCTCGACTATGTGGCAGGTTATGCGCTGGGCCTGGACATGACAGCCCGGGATCTCCAGCAGAAGGCCAAGGCCGCCGGGCATCCCTGGACGGTTGCCAAAGGCTTCGACACGTTCGCTCCACTGGGACCCATTGTACCGGCTACGTCTGTGCCTGATCCGCAGCAGGTGCAGCTTCGGCTCAAGGTCAATGGGACGGTACGCCAGGATGGAACAACGGCCGATATGGTATTTCCGGTAGCGCGCCTGATCGCCTACTGCTCGGGAATCTTTACGCTGCAACCCGGAGATCTGATTTTCACGGGCACGCCAGAAGGGGTGGGACCGGTGTGCGCAGGCGATGTGCTGCGGGCTGAAAGCGATGTGCTGCCCGCCTTCGAGGTTCAGGTACAGCCGGCTTGA
- a CDS encoding GntG family PLP-dependent aldolase, with protein MLIDLRSDTVTRPSPGMRRAMYEAEVGDDVFGEDPTVRRLETRVAELLGKEAALFVPSGVMGNQLAIKVLTRPGDEVLLGRESHIFNYESGAPALISGVQLHPLDDTSGWFTPSSVARAVRHGNDWEPRSRLVCLENTHNRAGGVVLPPAVLDALAAEARRHGLVLHLDGARLWHASVALNVPEHRLAAPFDTVSVCLSKGLGAPVGSVLAASADLIAEARRFRKLLGGGMRQVGVLAAAGLYALEHHRPLLAEDHAKARRLAEGIAELSAFEIDLNRVQTNIVRFEVRQGTAESVLAQLRAEGILMVPFGPRTIRATTHRDVSMQDIDRTLAVLHRLFGRTAA; from the coding sequence ATGCTGATCGATCTTCGGAGTGACACCGTTACCCGTCCTTCTCCCGGTATGCGTCGGGCCATGTATGAAGCAGAAGTGGGCGACGATGTCTTTGGGGAAGATCCAACTGTGCGACGCCTGGAAACGCGGGTGGCCGAACTGCTGGGCAAGGAAGCGGCTCTTTTTGTCCCCTCTGGCGTCATGGGCAACCAGCTCGCTATCAAGGTGCTGACGCGTCCCGGAGACGAAGTGCTCCTCGGACGCGAAAGCCACATCTTCAATTACGAGTCAGGCGCACCGGCCTTGATCTCTGGCGTGCAGCTGCATCCGCTGGATGACACCTCCGGATGGTTTACGCCTTCGTCAGTAGCCCGGGCCGTACGTCATGGAAACGACTGGGAACCGCGCTCTCGGCTGGTATGCCTGGAGAACACGCACAACCGGGCTGGCGGGGTGGTTCTCCCTCCCGCAGTGCTTGATGCGCTGGCAGCAGAGGCACGTCGTCATGGGCTGGTCCTGCATCTGGACGGTGCTCGTCTCTGGCATGCCAGCGTCGCGCTGAATGTGCCCGAGCATCGACTGGCTGCTCCATTCGACACCGTAAGCGTCTGCCTTTCCAAGGGATTGGGTGCCCCGGTCGGTTCCGTACTGGCTGCTTCGGCCGACCTGATCGCTGAAGCCCGCCGGTTCCGCAAGCTGCTGGGAGGCGGCATGCGTCAGGTAGGCGTACTGGCTGCTGCGGGCCTCTATGCTCTGGAGCACCACCGCCCCTTGCTGGCTGAAGACCACGCCAAAGCCCGCCGGCTGGCCGAAGGTATCGCCGAGCTATCGGCCTTTGAGATTGACCTGAACCGTGTGCAGACCAATATCGTGCGTTTTGAAGTCCGACAGGGCACCGCCGAAAGCGTACTGGCACAGCTTCGTGCCGAAGGCATCCTGATGGTACCGTTCGGCCCTCGGACGATCCGTGCCACCACGCACCGGGATGTGTCCATGCAGGATATTGATCGGACCCTTGCCGTTCTGCATCGCCTGTTCGGTCGAACAGCCGCCTGA
- a CDS encoding BrxA/BrxB family bacilliredoxin, with the protein MPYPEELVQPMREELTRLGVEELRDAAAVDAAFTATKEGTLLLIINSVCGCAAANARPAVAMALQAPVAKPDRWVTVFAGQDLEATAQARRYLAGIPPSSPFIALFKYGEPVYVLERRHIEGRSASAIASDLVQAFQKYCGTDTMPEDGPEMPEATTYDPSVLPPTFRSIL; encoded by the coding sequence ATGCCTTATCCAGAGGAACTGGTACAGCCCATGCGTGAAGAGCTCACGCGGCTGGGCGTTGAAGAATTACGAGATGCCGCGGCCGTTGATGCGGCATTCACGGCGACAAAAGAAGGAACGCTCCTGCTAATTATCAATTCAGTATGCGGCTGTGCGGCAGCCAATGCACGGCCAGCAGTAGCCATGGCCCTGCAGGCGCCGGTCGCCAAGCCGGATCGCTGGGTGACCGTGTTTGCCGGGCAGGACCTGGAGGCAACAGCCCAGGCACGGAGGTATCTGGCTGGTATTCCCCCTTCATCGCCGTTTATTGCGCTGTTCAAGTATGGTGAGCCCGTATATGTACTGGAACGGCGCCATATCGAAGGCCGAAGTGCCAGTGCAATTGCATCGGATCTGGTGCAGGCTTTTCAAAAATACTGTGGCACGGACACCATGCCTGAAGACGGACCTGAAATGCCAGAGGCAACCACATACGATCCTTCCGTACTGCCGCCCACGTTTCGTTCGATTCTGTAA
- a CDS encoding YtxH domain-containing protein, with the protein MRVSWPVVICSFAAGVVTGLLMAPKAGHETRRELASKARARLHSVEEQLRQLEVHLQHLEQQLQLLGERFRKAGESASWQLQRQDIAQELPRMPHG; encoded by the coding sequence ATGCGTGTATCCTGGCCAGTGGTTATCTGTTCGTTTGCTGCCGGCGTGGTAACCGGTCTGTTAATGGCCCCGAAAGCCGGGCATGAAACCCGTCGGGAACTGGCAAGCAAAGCACGTGCCCGGTTGCACAGTGTGGAGGAGCAATTGCGTCAGTTAGAGGTGCATCTCCAACACCTGGAGCAACAGCTACAGCTACTGGGCGAGCGATTCCGTAAAGCCGGCGAGTCCGCTTCCTGGCAGTTGCAGCGTCAGGACATTGCCCAGGAGTTGCCACGTATGCCGCATGGCTGA
- a CDS encoding NlpC/P60 family protein, which translates to MIGSGSILQATLPVIRAAGLRFHWLLIGWLALVGCRTTALSPASTLPMTDVRERLLAELAHWQGTPHRWGGLDARGIDCSGLVVRVYQNAFGLTLPRTTEAQVQLGQPISQQELQAGDLVFFRLDRKNRHVGIYLGEGRFLHAGSSTGVTVSHLDDPYWQRHYWTARRILDLEDATSPPTMTIGW; encoded by the coding sequence ATGATTGGATCGGGTTCGATTTTACAGGCAACGCTACCAGTTATACGAGCTGCTGGCCTTCGGTTCCACTGGTTACTGATAGGCTGGCTGGCGCTGGTCGGTTGTCGCACAACGGCTCTTTCACCCGCTTCGACGCTGCCCATGACCGACGTGCGCGAACGCCTGCTGGCCGAGCTGGCCCACTGGCAAGGCACGCCACATCGATGGGGAGGCCTCGACGCACGGGGAATCGACTGTTCAGGCCTGGTCGTCCGTGTCTATCAGAATGCCTTTGGCCTTACCCTGCCCCGCACCACCGAAGCCCAGGTGCAACTGGGACAGCCCATTTCGCAACAGGAATTACAGGCGGGCGACCTTGTATTCTTCCGCCTGGATCGTAAAAATCGTCATGTAGGAATCTATCTGGGAGAAGGGCGCTTTCTGCATGCCGGCAGCTCGACCGGGGTGACCGTCTCACATCTCGACGATCCTTACTGGCAGCGCCATTACTGGACAGCTCGGCGGATCCTGGATCTGGAGGATGCCACTTCCCCACCCACCATGACAATTGGATGGTAG
- the greA gene encoding transcription elongation factor GreA, whose amino-acid sequence MAFSFSVPIQWTLKIATVSMQDPKPVYLTREALQKLKEELHELKTKERARIARAIAEARAHGDLSENAEYDAAKEAQGRLEARIAQIEQTIANARIVDENKIDTSKAYILSKVRVKNLQTGAEQVFTLVSPQEVDLNEGKISVNSPIGKGLLGRSVGDVVEIKVPAGKVKLQILEISR is encoded by the coding sequence GTGGCGTTCTCTTTTTCTGTACCAATACAGTGGACCCTAAAAATAGCCACGGTATCTATGCAGGATCCGAAACCCGTTTATTTAACCAGGGAAGCACTCCAGAAACTGAAGGAGGAACTCCACGAGCTCAAAACCAAAGAGCGAGCACGCATTGCCCGGGCGATCGCCGAAGCTCGGGCACATGGGGACCTGTCCGAAAACGCCGAATACGACGCCGCTAAAGAAGCCCAGGGGCGTCTGGAAGCACGTATTGCACAGATTGAACAAACCATCGCCAACGCCCGAATTGTTGACGAAAACAAAATCGACACCAGCAAAGCTTACATCCTGTCGAAAGTACGCGTCAAGAACCTGCAAACAGGTGCTGAACAGGTCTTTACCCTGGTCTCTCCCCAGGAGGTCGATCTGAATGAGGGGAAGATTTCGGTGAACAGTCCCATTGGTAAAGGACTGTTGGGACGTTCCGTGGGCGATGTCGTAGAAATCAAGGTCCCGGCCGGCAAGGTCAAACTGCAAATTCTGGAAATTTCGCGCTGA